Proteins found in one Cellulomonas palmilytica genomic segment:
- a CDS encoding ABC transporter permease codes for MSATTTSADAGAHEMVAAAHAGAIRPRRFGAWYIAEHQLKQMRSYGWTVVMTGIGSPLLYMLGIGLGLAAFLEVPVASGPDGPVDYLWFVAPALLATAAVSVTTEEFTYTVMGGFRWRRIFWGMNASPASPQQICTGLVIAVTLRMVFVCVAYYGLIVAFGAVGDPLTGALMAPVGVLAGLAFGLPLLAFSASLKEDKGQFAMVQRFVFTPLFLFSGTFYPIDTLPVGLQWIGWVSPIWHASELGRLASYGPGPDAWPWAAHVAVLAVLAVVGWFVARRVFTGRLRG; via the coding sequence ATGAGCGCGACGACGACGAGCGCCGACGCGGGCGCGCACGAGATGGTCGCCGCTGCGCACGCCGGTGCGATCCGGCCGCGCCGGTTCGGCGCGTGGTACATCGCGGAGCACCAGCTCAAGCAGATGCGGTCCTACGGCTGGACCGTGGTGATGACGGGCATCGGCAGCCCGCTGCTCTACATGCTCGGCATCGGGCTCGGCCTGGCCGCGTTCCTCGAGGTCCCCGTGGCGAGCGGACCGGACGGGCCGGTCGACTACCTGTGGTTCGTCGCTCCCGCGCTGCTCGCGACCGCCGCGGTCTCGGTGACCACCGAGGAGTTCACGTACACCGTCATGGGCGGCTTCCGGTGGCGGCGGATCTTCTGGGGGATGAACGCGTCGCCGGCGTCGCCGCAGCAGATCTGCACGGGCCTGGTCATCGCGGTGACGCTGCGCATGGTGTTCGTCTGCGTGGCGTACTACGGCCTGATCGTGGCGTTCGGCGCGGTGGGGGACCCGCTCACGGGCGCGCTCATGGCGCCGGTCGGCGTGCTCGCCGGCCTCGCGTTCGGCCTGCCGCTGCTCGCGTTCTCGGCGAGCCTCAAGGAGGACAAGGGCCAGTTCGCGATGGTCCAGCGGTTCGTCTTCACGCCGTTGTTCCTGTTCAGCGGCACGTTCTACCCGATCGACACGCTGCCCGTCGGGCTGCAGTGGATCGGGTGGGTCTCGCCCATCTGGCACGCGAGCGAGCTGGGCCGCCTCGCGTCGTACGGCCCCGGGCCGGACGCGTGGCCGTGGGCCGCGCACGTCGCGGTGCTCGCGGTCCTGGCGGTCGTCGGCTGGTTCGTCGCCCGGCGCGTGTTCACGGGGAGGCTGCGCGGATGA
- a CDS encoding DLW-39 family protein, which yields MKKLLLLVALAAVGYVVYQKVAQDRDERDLWSEVTDTFE from the coding sequence ATGAAGAAGCTCCTGCTCCTGGTGGCCCTGGCCGCCGTCGGATACGTCGTGTACCAGAAGGTCGCGCAGGACCGCGACGAGCGGGACCTGTGGTCGGAGGTCACCGACACCTTCGAGTGA
- a CDS encoding DUF3566 domain-containing protein, whose amino-acid sequence MTDPAPPSIPPRNRPSSSSSARTVASPGGRDSGGNGPSHGTAVRPDPVPTPPRDDEHEAPDTERTDHSERTEHSDYAARVGTTSASPSGTQPHDPPTPLMAAVDKTSAWLKKAAGATSAKISTATRPRNEDPAMTTTPTAPPASAGATGTNPPSVPPRTSTTAPASGTAGARPATGRIPTVTAAGGPRRVRLAISRIDPWSVMKLSFLLSVAFGILLVVAVAVVWYTLNGLHVFTNINDLVTQVTGTESNVDVLQYVEFKRVISGATLVAVVDVFLLTALATIGAFLYNIVAALVGGLHVTMTDE is encoded by the coding sequence ATGACGGACCCCGCTCCCCCCTCGATCCCGCCCCGCAACCGCCCGAGCTCGTCGTCGTCGGCGCGCACGGTCGCGTCGCCCGGCGGCAGGGACTCGGGCGGGAACGGGCCGTCGCACGGCACGGCGGTCCGCCCGGACCCCGTGCCGACGCCCCCGCGGGACGACGAGCACGAGGCGCCCGACACCGAGCGCACCGATCACTCCGAGCGCACCGAGCACTCCGACTACGCCGCGCGCGTCGGCACGACGAGCGCGAGCCCGTCGGGCACGCAGCCGCACGACCCGCCCACCCCGCTCATGGCGGCCGTGGACAAGACCTCCGCCTGGCTCAAGAAGGCGGCCGGCGCCACGAGCGCCAAGATCTCCACGGCCACCCGGCCCCGGAACGAGGACCCCGCCATGACCACGACCCCCACGGCGCCGCCGGCGTCCGCGGGCGCGACCGGCACCAACCCGCCGTCGGTCCCGCCGCGCACGTCGACCACCGCCCCTGCGTCGGGCACGGCGGGCGCTCGTCCTGCCACCGGCCGGATCCCCACGGTCACCGCCGCGGGCGGTCCGCGCCGCGTGCGCCTGGCGATCTCCCGGATCGACCCGTGGTCGGTCATGAAGCTGTCGTTCCTGCTGTCCGTGGCGTTCGGCATCCTGCTCGTCGTGGCCGTCGCGGTGGTCTGGTACACGCTCAACGGCCTGCACGTGTTCACGAACATCAACGACCTGGTCACCCAGGTCACGGGGACCGAGTCGAACGTCGACGTGCTGCAGTACGTCGAGTTCAAGCGCGTGATCTCGGGTGCGACGCTCGTGGCCGTGGTCGACGTGTTCCTGCTGACCGCGCTCGCCACGATCGGCGCGTTCCTCTACAACATCGTCGCGGCGCTCGTCGGCGGGCTGCACGTGACGATGACCGACGAGTGA
- the gyrA gene encoding DNA gyrase subunit A, translated as MTDIPNDDGIEHGRIDQVDLQLEMQRSYLDYAMAVIVGRALPDVRDGLKPVHRRVLYAMYDGGYRPDRQFSKCSRVVGDVMGKYHPHGDGAIYDALVRLVQDWSMRYPLVAGQGNFGSPGDDPAAAPRYTECKMAPLAMEMVRDIDEDTVEFGDNYDGRTQEPQVLPARFPNLLVNGSAGIAVGMATNIPPHNLREVAAGVQWHLDHPDASREELLEALMQRIKGPDFPTSATILGRKGIEEAYRTGRGSITMRAVVEVEEIQGRICLVVTELPYQVNPDALAKKIADLVRENRVGGIADIRDETSGRTGQRLVIVLKRDAVAKVVLNNLYKHTQLQDTFGANMLALVDGVPRTLSIDAFVRHWTAHQLDVIRRRTAYRLRKAEEQIHIYRGYLKALDALDEVIALIRRSPDADEARTGLMELLDVDEIQANAILNLQLRRLAALQRQEILDRYAVLEAEIAEYNAILASEQRQRDIVSTELAEIVDKYGDERRTQILPFDGEVSVEDLIAEEEMVVTITRGGYAKRTRSDNYRAQRRGGKGVKGAQLREDDIVDHFFVTTTHHWLLFFTNLGRVYRAKAYELPEGGRDAKGQHVANLLAFQPDEKIAQVLALRDYEQAEYLVLATKRGLVKKTRLTDYDSNRSGGVIAINLREDDEGRPDELVSARLVDADQDMILVSRQGQSIRFTADDEQLRPMGRATSGVTGMKFRGDDELLAADVVREDAFLFTVTEGGIAKRTALSVENYRQQGRNGFGIRVANLPEQNGDLVGALVVDGNDEVLVIMERGKVVRSAVAEVHATGRTTQGVIFAKPDSGDRIIAVARNTERQEQDDAGTVVGESDASGVATDPDPAADPSAADAPDTPTEDA; from the coding sequence GTGACCGACATCCCGAACGACGACGGCATCGAGCACGGCCGGATCGACCAGGTCGACCTGCAGCTCGAGATGCAGCGGTCGTACCTGGACTACGCGATGGCGGTCATCGTCGGGCGCGCGCTGCCCGACGTGCGCGACGGCCTCAAGCCGGTGCACCGCCGCGTGCTGTACGCGATGTACGACGGCGGCTACCGCCCGGACCGCCAGTTCTCGAAGTGCAGCCGCGTCGTCGGCGACGTCATGGGCAAGTACCACCCGCACGGTGACGGCGCGATCTACGACGCGCTCGTCCGCCTGGTGCAGGACTGGTCGATGCGGTACCCGCTCGTCGCGGGCCAGGGGAACTTCGGCTCCCCCGGTGACGACCCGGCGGCCGCGCCCCGGTACACCGAGTGCAAGATGGCCCCGCTCGCCATGGAGATGGTGCGGGACATCGACGAGGACACGGTCGAGTTCGGCGACAACTACGACGGCCGCACGCAGGAGCCGCAGGTCCTGCCGGCCCGGTTCCCGAACCTGCTGGTCAACGGCTCGGCGGGCATCGCGGTCGGCATGGCGACGAACATCCCGCCGCACAACCTGCGCGAGGTCGCCGCGGGCGTGCAGTGGCACCTGGACCACCCGGACGCGAGCCGCGAGGAGCTGCTCGAGGCGCTGATGCAGCGCATCAAGGGCCCGGACTTCCCGACGTCGGCGACGATCCTCGGCCGCAAGGGCATCGAGGAGGCGTACCGCACGGGCCGTGGCTCGATCACGATGCGCGCGGTCGTGGAGGTCGAGGAGATCCAGGGCCGGATCTGCCTCGTCGTGACCGAGCTGCCGTACCAGGTGAACCCGGACGCGCTGGCGAAGAAGATCGCGGACCTGGTGCGCGAGAACCGCGTGGGCGGGATCGCGGACATCCGCGACGAGACGTCGGGCCGCACCGGCCAGCGCCTCGTGATCGTGCTGAAGCGCGACGCGGTCGCGAAGGTCGTGCTCAACAACCTGTACAAGCACACGCAGCTGCAGGACACGTTCGGCGCGAACATGCTCGCGCTCGTCGACGGGGTGCCGCGCACGCTGTCGATCGACGCGTTCGTGCGGCACTGGACGGCGCACCAGCTCGACGTGATCCGCCGGCGCACGGCGTACCGCCTGCGCAAGGCGGAGGAGCAGATCCACATCTACCGCGGCTACCTCAAGGCGCTCGACGCGCTCGACGAGGTCATCGCGCTGATCCGCCGCTCCCCCGACGCCGACGAGGCGCGCACGGGCCTCATGGAGCTGCTGGACGTCGACGAGATCCAGGCGAACGCGATCCTCAACCTGCAGCTGCGCCGCCTGGCCGCGCTGCAGCGCCAGGAGATCCTGGACCGGTACGCGGTGCTCGAGGCGGAGATCGCGGAGTACAACGCGATCCTGGCCTCGGAGCAGCGGCAGCGGGACATCGTGTCGACCGAGCTCGCGGAGATCGTCGACAAGTACGGCGACGAGCGCCGCACGCAGATCCTGCCGTTCGACGGCGAGGTGTCGGTCGAGGACCTCATCGCCGAGGAGGAGATGGTCGTCACGATCACCCGCGGCGGCTACGCCAAGCGCACGCGCAGCGACAACTACCGCGCGCAGCGTCGCGGCGGCAAGGGTGTCAAGGGCGCCCAGCTGCGCGAGGACGACATCGTCGACCACTTCTTCGTCACGACGACGCACCACTGGCTGCTGTTCTTCACGAACCTGGGGCGCGTGTACCGCGCGAAGGCGTACGAGCTGCCCGAGGGCGGCCGTGACGCGAAGGGTCAGCACGTCGCGAACCTGCTGGCGTTCCAGCCCGACGAGAAGATCGCGCAGGTCCTGGCGCTGCGCGACTACGAGCAGGCGGAGTACCTGGTGCTCGCGACCAAGCGCGGCCTGGTGAAGAAGACCCGCCTGACGGACTACGACTCGAACCGCTCCGGCGGCGTCATCGCGATCAACCTGCGCGAGGACGACGAGGGCCGGCCCGACGAGCTGGTGTCCGCGCGGCTGGTCGACGCGGACCAGGACATGATCCTGGTCTCGCGCCAGGGCCAGTCGATCCGGTTCACCGCCGACGACGAGCAGCTGCGCCCGATGGGCCGTGCGACCAGCGGTGTCACCGGCATGAAGTTCCGGGGCGACGACGAGCTGCTGGCCGCGGACGTGGTCCGCGAGGACGCGTTCCTGTTCACGGTCACGGAGGGCGGCATCGCCAAGCGCACCGCGCTGTCGGTGGAGAACTACCGCCAGCAGGGCCGCAACGGCTTCGGCATCCGGGTCGCGAACCTGCCCGAGCAGAACGGCGACCTCGTCGGCGCGCTCGTCGTCGACGGGAACGACGAGGTGCTGGTGATCATGGAACGCGGGAAGGTCGTGCGTTCCGCGGTCGCGGAGGTGCACGCCACGGGCCGCACGACGCAGGGCGTCATCTTCGCCAAGCCCGACTCGGGCGACCGGATCATCGCGGTCGCTCGCAACACCGAGCGCCAGGAGCAGGACGATGCCGGTACCGTGGTCGGCGAGAGCGACGCGTCCGGCGTCGCCACCGACCCTGACCCGGCGGCTGACCCGAGCGCGGCTGACGCGCCCGACACGCCCACGGAGGACGCATGA
- a CDS encoding glycoside hydrolase family 9 protein: protein MSLAVAASALVVPLATSASAAPDFNYAEALQKSMFFYQAQASGDLPANYPVSWRGDSGLQDGSDVGVDLTGGWYDAGDHVKFGFPMAFTTTMLAWGAVESPGGYTKSGQLDELKGNLKWVNDYFIKAHTKPNELYVQVGGGEADHKWWGPAEVMTMARPAYKITASCPGSDAAAETAAAMASSSLVFADSDPSYAATLVTHAKQLYSFADTYRGAYSDCVKDAQAYYKSWSGYQDELVWGAYWLYKATGDATYLAKAEAEYDKLGTENQSTTKSFKWTVAWDNKQFATYALLAMETGKQKYVDDANRWLDYWTVGAEGQKIAYSPGGMAVLDSWGALRYAANTSFVALVYSDWITDSTRKARYQDFGVKQINYALGDNPRKSSYVVGFGANPPTAPHHRTAHGSWLDSITTPAASRHVLYGALVGGPSAANDAYKDDRQDYVANEVATDYNAGFTSALAYLVDRYGGTPLASFPVAETPDGDEIFVEAQLNQAPGSTFTEVKAMIRNQSAFPARSLTNGKLRYWFRTDGFAASDVTLTANYSECGSQSGKGVSAGGDLAYVELSCAGQNIHPGGQSQHRRELQFRLTGPTGWDATDDPSFAGLTQTGLAKTKNITLYDGTKLIWGTEPTGTQVPDDTTAPTAPGLPVASSVTSTSATLTWSAATDDTGVVGYDVYRVQGTTSTLVASPTTTTTSLTGLTAGTAYTYNVKARDAAGNVSSASPSVTFTTTTAPADTTAPTVPGTPAASAVTTTGATLSWTASTDAGSGVAKYEVLRVSGTTTTLVGSPTTPTFTLTGLTPKTSYTYAVRAVDVAGNTSAASSSVTFTTLEETTTPPGACTVTYTPNSWNTGFTASVKITNSGTSALTWALAFDLTAGQKLSSGWSADWAQSGTTVTAKGFSWNATLAPGASTEIGFQGTHGGQNPSPTTFTVNGAVCS from the coding sequence GTGAGCCTCGCCGTCGCGGCCAGCGCGCTCGTCGTCCCCCTGGCGACGTCCGCGAGCGCCGCTCCCGACTTCAACTACGCCGAGGCGCTGCAGAAGTCGATGTTCTTCTACCAGGCCCAGGCGTCCGGCGACCTGCCGGCGAACTACCCCGTCTCGTGGCGCGGCGACTCCGGCCTGCAGGACGGCTCCGACGTCGGCGTCGACCTCACGGGCGGCTGGTACGACGCGGGCGACCACGTGAAGTTCGGGTTCCCGATGGCCTTCACGACGACCATGCTCGCGTGGGGTGCCGTCGAGTCCCCCGGCGGCTACACGAAGTCCGGGCAGCTGGACGAGCTCAAGGGCAACCTGAAGTGGGTCAACGACTACTTCATCAAGGCCCACACCAAGCCCAACGAGCTGTACGTGCAGGTGGGCGGCGGCGAGGCCGACCACAAGTGGTGGGGTCCGGCCGAGGTCATGACGATGGCCCGCCCGGCGTACAAGATCACCGCGTCCTGCCCCGGCTCGGACGCCGCCGCGGAGACCGCGGCCGCGATGGCGTCGTCGTCGCTCGTGTTCGCCGACTCCGACCCGTCGTACGCGGCCACGCTCGTCACGCACGCCAAGCAGCTCTACTCGTTCGCCGACACCTACCGCGGCGCGTACTCCGACTGCGTCAAGGACGCGCAGGCGTACTACAAGTCGTGGTCGGGCTACCAGGACGAGCTCGTGTGGGGCGCGTACTGGCTGTACAAGGCCACGGGTGACGCGACGTACCTCGCGAAGGCCGAGGCCGAGTACGACAAGCTCGGCACGGAGAACCAGTCGACGACGAAGTCCTTCAAGTGGACCGTCGCGTGGGACAACAAGCAGTTCGCGACGTACGCGCTGCTCGCCATGGAGACGGGCAAGCAGAAGTACGTCGACGACGCGAACCGCTGGCTCGACTACTGGACCGTCGGTGCCGAGGGCCAGAAGATCGCGTACTCGCCGGGCGGCATGGCCGTGCTCGACTCGTGGGGTGCGCTGCGGTACGCCGCGAACACCTCGTTCGTCGCGCTCGTGTACTCCGACTGGATCACCGACTCGACGCGCAAGGCCCGCTACCAGGACTTCGGCGTCAAGCAGATCAACTACGCGCTGGGCGACAACCCCCGCAAGTCGTCGTACGTCGTGGGCTTCGGCGCCAACCCGCCGACCGCGCCGCACCACCGCACCGCGCACGGCTCGTGGCTCGACTCGATCACGACCCCCGCGGCCTCGCGCCACGTGCTGTACGGCGCGCTCGTCGGCGGACCGTCCGCCGCGAACGACGCGTACAAGGACGACCGGCAGGACTACGTGGCCAACGAGGTCGCGACCGACTACAACGCCGGCTTCACGTCCGCGCTCGCCTACCTGGTCGACCGGTACGGCGGCACCCCGCTGGCGAGCTTCCCCGTGGCGGAGACGCCGGACGGCGACGAGATCTTCGTCGAGGCGCAGCTCAACCAGGCGCCCGGCTCGACGTTCACCGAGGTCAAGGCCATGATCCGCAACCAGTCGGCGTTCCCGGCCCGGTCGCTGACCAACGGCAAGCTGCGCTACTGGTTCCGCACCGACGGGTTCGCGGCGTCCGACGTGACGCTCACGGCCAACTACTCCGAGTGCGGCTCGCAGTCCGGCAAGGGCGTCTCCGCGGGCGGCGACCTGGCGTACGTCGAGCTGTCGTGCGCCGGCCAGAACATCCACCCCGGCGGCCAGTCGCAGCACCGGCGCGAGCTGCAGTTCCGGCTCACCGGCCCCACCGGCTGGGACGCGACCGACGACCCGTCGTTCGCCGGCCTGACCCAGACGGGCCTGGCCAAGACGAAGAACATCACGCTGTACGACGGCACGAAGCTCATCTGGGGCACCGAGCCGACCGGCACGCAGGTCCCGGACGACACCACGGCCCCGACGGCGCCCGGCCTGCCGGTCGCCTCGTCCGTGACGTCGACGAGCGCCACGCTCACGTGGTCCGCCGCGACGGACGACACGGGCGTCGTCGGGTACGACGTCTACCGCGTCCAGGGCACGACGAGCACGCTCGTCGCCTCCCCGACGACCACCACGACGTCGCTCACCGGCCTGACCGCCGGCACGGCGTACACGTACAACGTCAAGGCGCGCGACGCCGCCGGGAACGTGTCCTCGGCCTCGCCGTCGGTCACGTTCACGACGACGACCGCACCGGCCGACACGACCGCGCCGACCGTCCCGGGCACGCCCGCGGCGTCCGCGGTCACGACGACGGGCGCGACCCTGTCCTGGACCGCGTCGACCGACGCGGGCTCGGGCGTCGCGAAGTACGAGGTGCTGCGGGTCTCCGGCACGACGACGACGCTCGTCGGCTCCCCGACGACGCCGACGTTCACGCTCACGGGCCTGACGCCGAAGACGTCGTACACGTACGCGGTGCGTGCGGTCGACGTCGCCGGCAACACGTCCGCCGCCTCCTCGTCGGTCACGTTCACGACGCTCGAGGAGACGACGACACCCCCGGGTGCGTGCACCGTCACGTACACGCCCAACAGCTGGAACACGGGCTTCACCGCCTCGGTGAAGATCACCAACTCCGGCACGTCGGCGCTCACGTGGGCGCTCGCGTTCGACCTCACGGCCGGGCAGAAGCTGAGCTCCGGCTGGAGCGCCGACTGGGCGCAGTCCGGGACCACCGTCACCGCGAAGGGCTTCTCCTGGAACGCGACGCTGGCTCCCGGTGCGAGCACCGAGATCGGCTTCCAGGGCACGCACGGCGGCCAGAACCCCAGCCCCACGACGTTCACCGTCAACGGCGCGGTCTGCAGCTGA
- a CDS encoding sigma-70 family RNA polymerase sigma factor yields the protein MLDRVVRERYPRLLAHATLLTGNRADAQDVLQDALVATFSGRARFATVAEAEAYVRRAVTSRYIDTVRRRDSERRALRTVGSRPVRPVELEPTGVARELVDALATLPARERACVVLRHVEDLSLRSTAEALGLSEGAVKRYTADGLAALNALLGTTAGDDEHVVVRMKEVRDA from the coding sequence ATGCTCGACAGGGTGGTGCGTGAGCGCTACCCACGGCTGCTCGCGCACGCGACGCTGCTGACCGGCAACCGCGCGGACGCGCAGGACGTGCTGCAGGACGCGCTCGTCGCGACGTTCTCGGGACGTGCGCGCTTCGCGACGGTGGCCGAGGCAGAGGCGTATGTACGACGAGCGGTCACGTCTCGGTACATCGACACCGTCCGGCGCCGCGACTCCGAGCGGCGCGCGCTGCGCACCGTCGGCTCGCGGCCGGTGCGGCCCGTCGAGCTCGAGCCGACGGGCGTCGCCCGCGAGCTCGTCGACGCGCTCGCCACCCTCCCGGCGCGCGAGCGCGCCTGCGTGGTCCTGCGCCACGTGGAGGACCTGTCCCTGCGCTCGACCGCCGAGGCCCTGGGCCTCAGCGAGGGAGCGGTCAAGAGGTACACGGCCGACGGGCTCGCGGCGCTCAACGCGCTGCTGGGGACCACGGCCGGCGACGACGAGCACGTCGTCGTGCGGATGAAGGAGGTGCGCGATGCGTGA
- a CDS encoding ABC transporter permease: MSTASTTASDQVTVPADERRAGSVRALYSGNVRAVVERALAATRASNWTVVVSGFFEPVFYLLAMGWGLGTFIGDVTLGTGEQVPYAAYIAPALLAVSAMNGAIYDSTWNVFFKMHFGKLYDAMLATSIGPLDVALGEIVYALLRGGVYAVGFMTVMQVLGLNLSWTAALAIPAVLLIAFGFASLGMAVTSYMKTFQQMDWINFVLLPMFLFSATFYPLSVYAEPIQWVIKAFPLWHAVELVRGLTTGALHVGMLAHVGYFAAMIAIGVAFTTSRLRALFLS; encoded by the coding sequence ATGAGCACGGCATCGACCACGGCGTCGGACCAGGTGACCGTCCCTGCCGACGAGCGGCGCGCCGGCAGCGTGCGCGCGCTGTACTCGGGCAACGTGCGCGCCGTCGTCGAGCGGGCGCTGGCGGCCACGCGCGCGAGCAACTGGACCGTCGTCGTGTCCGGGTTCTTCGAGCCGGTGTTCTACCTGCTCGCGATGGGCTGGGGCCTCGGCACGTTCATCGGCGACGTCACGCTCGGCACGGGGGAGCAGGTGCCGTACGCGGCGTACATCGCCCCCGCCCTGCTCGCGGTGTCCGCGATGAACGGCGCGATCTACGACTCGACGTGGAACGTCTTCTTCAAGATGCACTTCGGCAAGTTGTACGACGCGATGCTCGCGACGTCGATCGGCCCGCTGGACGTCGCGCTGGGGGAGATCGTCTACGCGCTGCTGCGCGGTGGCGTGTACGCGGTCGGGTTCATGACCGTCATGCAGGTGCTGGGCCTCAACCTGTCGTGGACCGCGGCGCTCGCGATCCCCGCGGTGCTGCTCATCGCGTTCGGCTTCGCGTCGCTGGGCATGGCCGTCACGAGCTACATGAAGACGTTCCAGCAGATGGACTGGATCAACTTCGTCCTGCTGCCGATGTTCCTGTTCTCGGCGACGTTCTACCCGCTGTCCGTGTACGCCGAGCCGATCCAGTGGGTCATCAAGGCGTTCCCGCTGTGGCACGCGGTCGAGCTCGTGCGCGGGCTCACCACGGGCGCCCTGCACGTCGGGATGCTCGCGCACGTCGGCTACTTCGCCGCGATGATCGCGATCGGCGTCGCGTTCACCACCAGCCGGCTGCGCGCGCTGTTCCTGTCCTGA
- a CDS encoding GNAT family N-acetyltransferase — protein MDLVEMWPPAGVRVLCGDLELRYLDDELLVHLADLGADGIHDPATMPFTRSWTRGTPDEVRRSILQYQWGLRGAFSREKWSLELAVLRGGEVLGIQGVYAQDFAVTREAETGSWLGLRHHGQGVGTRMRLAILHLLFDGLGGEHATTSAFADNGPSTGVTRRLGYAPNGETVVAREGVAARSLRYVMHRATWEARGPELRPDVTLEGVPALRAFLGLDEPADPSPVPGDDAPVPTSAVPVPTSAVPVPVDAPALRSSR, from the coding sequence ATGGACCTCGTCGAGATGTGGCCCCCCGCGGGCGTTCGCGTGCTGTGCGGTGACCTCGAGCTGCGCTACCTGGACGACGAGCTGCTCGTGCACCTCGCCGACCTCGGGGCCGACGGGATCCACGACCCGGCCACCATGCCGTTCACGCGCTCGTGGACGCGCGGCACGCCCGACGAGGTGCGCCGGTCGATCCTGCAGTACCAGTGGGGCCTGCGCGGCGCGTTCTCGCGCGAGAAGTGGTCCCTCGAGCTCGCGGTCCTGCGCGGCGGCGAGGTGCTCGGCATCCAGGGTGTCTACGCGCAGGACTTCGCCGTGACCCGCGAGGCCGAGACCGGCTCGTGGCTCGGGCTGCGGCACCACGGGCAGGGCGTCGGGACGCGCATGCGGCTCGCGATCCTGCACCTGCTGTTCGACGGCCTCGGCGGCGAGCACGCGACCACGTCCGCGTTCGCGGACAACGGTCCCTCGACCGGCGTGACCCGGCGGCTCGGCTACGCGCCCAACGGCGAGACCGTCGTCGCGCGCGAGGGCGTGGCCGCGAGGTCGCTGCGGTACGTCATGCACCGCGCCACGTGGGAGGCGCGCGGCCCCGAGCTGCGCCCCGACGTGACGCTCGAGGGCGTCCCGGCGCTGCGCGCGTTCCTGGGGCTCGACGAGCCCGCCGACCCCTCCCCCGTGCCCGGCGACGACGCGCCGGTCCCGACGAGCGCGGTGCCGGTCCCAACGAGCGCGGTGCCGGTCCCCGTGGACGCCCCGGCGCTGCGCTCTTCCCGCTGA
- a CDS encoding GlsB/YeaQ/YmgE family stress response membrane protein produces the protein MTITGIISAIIIGAIIGVLGRLFARGRQRIGVLGTILVGIVAALVGTFLASLIGVKETPGVDWIELALQIGLAVLFVSAVSGRRRRALL, from the coding sequence ATGACCATCACCGGGATCATCAGCGCGATCATCATCGGCGCGATCATCGGCGTGCTCGGCCGGCTGTTCGCCCGCGGCCGCCAGCGCATCGGCGTGCTCGGCACCATCCTCGTCGGGATCGTCGCCGCGCTCGTCGGGACGTTCCTCGCCTCGCTCATCGGCGTGAAGGAGACCCCCGGCGTCGACTGGATCGAGCTCGCCCTCCAGATCGGCCTCGCGGTCCTGTTCGTCAGCGCCGTCTCCGGCCGCCGCCGCCGCGCCCTGCTCTGA